taTTAAAGAAACATACCAACATTTGGATCAAGTGGACCGGTTTTCAAAAAGGCTACAATACCATCTATTTCACTTTTGATGCCGTTCATTTTCCAGTTACCGCCGACAAAGAATTTACGACCCATGGTTTCACAGTGTATCAATTTTTGCAGATCACTAATAGAAACAAATCTATAATTTGTTTGCAAATCTGGAacagatttaaaaaatgttcttttgACCTTCAAGGGAACAGGAGGTGAATCTGATCACGTTCTCTCAAACTCCCAACTTTATTTCACAAAATCCCCACTTCTTTACCCAGAACTTTATATATACATAGTTAAAACTTAACAATGCACAAAAACTTGATATTCTGAACATTAGAATTAAAGTTTTCAAacatattaattttgaaaataattgtaacatagtataaatattttaaaataacaaatgcaacaatattataaaatattaatcaacATTTGAATTATTCTAGTGTAGTATATAAACAAAATACAATGATTTTAcatatgtaataatatttttctagcTGTCAaatcattatttaaatttctaactaaactgaaaaatattgaaataattggtaatattcgtttatatttcaaattaaggaTCGAGTCAAAAAAACGTTTCGATCTATCGATGGTGagtaataaacaaattttgtacattttatgtTCAAATAATCTAATGAAGAAGAGTATGCATACGCAATAATCTTAAACAGATTATGAACAGTTTAAAAATAGCATATTactttaaaatagaaatatatgaATGTCAAATTTGTTTCGTAGGTTAAAAAAtcgtttattaatatattaaatgcaCTATTCAATTTTTCTTGTTTGCAATTATCATTACATGACATATAGGATATATACTTACAATGATTAAGAaatcgtttatttaaaatatttttgtatcctATCTTAATAAAATAATGATAGCAAAAATGGATGATTGGCATGTTAATTaatcttcaagtagaatcttggaTTGTTTGTTATTATAAAAATGCAAATAATGTTAATTTGTTTACAAAATATACATGATGAAAAAGTATGTTACATGTTACATTATATACTGTTATGAAGTTGCATGAGAGAGCAGTTACGAAAGATTGTTTATGATGATCAGTTGTCAACTATTTCATAACGaataaattggaattttttaatatttttctacacaCGGTACTTTAAAAcatttatacatataaatatttatttttatacataagCAAACTATTGTGATGTAGTGATTTGAAACATGTTTGAAGTGCCGATGTTTAATATGGACAAATTTGTACATACATTCATTCAAAATTTAGGTTTAAGAATTCCATCTCCAGTTTGTAAAAACTCACAAAACTCtaacaaaattacttttataaaaTATCTAGACAAAGCTTATAAGATCAAACAACAATTATTTTGTAATGTAGAAAAAATCATAGATATTAATATGCAAGAGAATTTGGATTTTTCTAACGAGAAAGacatacaatattttatagaaaaacATACTAGTTTCTTTGATAAGTTTACTTCGTTGAGCAATACATGGATATTAACATCTcacttaaaaaatattaatttgaagATTCTTCAAAAAGTTAGATCAAGaagacaaaattttgaaaacatgaaaataatggaaactaaaatattaaataaaaatatatcttgcAAAAAGAAAGTGAGAACAAACATAAGAAATAAGTTAAATGGATTGAAAAAGAATGTACCATTAATTACATCATGCAAAGAAAAATTTAGCAACCTATACAATTATAAAAGAAGTAAATATAGGAAAGCTTCTACATTGGAAAATTCTAAAGTAGCTTGTCATAATATAACTACACTTAATAGCCACaaagataatattttaaaaacaatgAATAGTAATCAAAAAGTTTCCATTAGTCATAATTTGCCAAATAGTCTAGTAAGTATGGCAAAAAAGGAAGCAGAAATGGCTGAAGGATTCTTATGGTTATATACAAAAGACGTAGAAAGCATAAAGAGAAAAGTGCACATTACTCTCTATGTATCAAAGGTTGTATAATACATTTATCTGTACTGATCTatcaaattaatgaaaaatgtgcttaattttaattaataatcatTCCATAGAGTAAGTGTTATAATTATGATATGGGAAATCAAATAAGATATAATCAATTGCTTTGTCGACATGCTATCTTAAGTCTGATCGAGCCAAGTGAAAAAGCTTTTGTTTTATTTGAAGATGATTTATCAGttgttattgaaaaatatttgtcacaaGGATATAAATATCATTTTGAATTTCAGAGgtattttattagaaaaagaaaaaaaaaccagtacatatatgtttgtaaatattgtaagtTTCAAtggattaaacattttttatagaGATTTACAGGATTACTATATCGCTTTACTTATTTTGAGTCAGTGGGCCAAAGTTTTGGTTAAACATTTGAATACAACAATGATGCTTACAGTTTGTGGTATATTGGGATGTGATGTACGAGAAATATTAGTTCTGTATAATCCAGAAGAGAAGTTATTATAAACGATTCAATTAGAGTAtaatgtaattttgtaataaagaactgttttttttaatgtatctgTATTACAACAAGTTgagagtaaattttttaaatggcaGTTTATCAAGTAACTTGTATAATTAATCTTAATAAATGTTCGATTACTATTTGTACCaattaatatttgttatatatatatatatatatatatatatatatatatatatatatatatatatatatatatatatatatatatatatatatattgtatcgaTCAGTAACTGTTATAAAACATTTACAACTTCATAGGTACAATGAAAAATGGTGAGCGAGGAAGTAGTAGAATTTAACAAGAAACTACAACCAGTTTTCAAGAACTCAATTTTTCAGCAGAAATTTCGACCTACTAGTACCACTGGAAAGAAACGAACTTGGCGTTCTTTGAAGCAAGTCTTGGCTCAGGAACGTGCATTACCATGGCCTGTGGAAGTAGTACATTGTATGAATTATCTTCCAAgtactttaataaatttaaaacaatttgAATAACTGGAGATCTAAAAACTGTTGTAAAAGCAGCaaatatttaagaaacaaattcctcgtatttctatttataaatGATGTTCACATTTTTTAATACTATAAATCTCAAATTGTTAAGTACTTGATACCAATTTTTTGAGATCGAGTTATTCAATATTTTGAGATCCATAGCAGTAATTCAAATCGACCAATAGAATATAAGTGGTGAATGTGAGTCCATGATTGAAATATTGCCaccaatttataaaaattgcagATAGTTCTATTAATGCACCGCCAAGCTTCAGACCAGCAAAGAAATATTCAGATATATCTGGGTTACCCGTAAGTGATAATTCTTTTTACGATTGTACAATCGGTTACATTACTAAAGTGTACATGAATGcataaattacatttattttacagGCACGATATACAGATCCACAGACTAAATTATACTACGCAACTGCTGAAGAATTTGCAACAGTCCGAAGTCTACCAATGGATATAACTGCTGGATATCTAGCGTTACGCGGCGCTTCCAGTATCGTTGGATAAATAAATTGATAATTTTAGTTTCTATCAGTTTTTTATATTTAGATAGTAATTTGACTTATCATAGTTATTTTAGATTAACGAACATAGTGTAATTCTGCACATTAATTATGATGTATAGtgaatataaacaaaaaaatatgcaaaattcATAAAGAGACAAAATAAAGTTGTATGTAACGATATTATAGAATGAATGTGgtgaatttatttatacaattaaaaaaaaattttttttaacgggGTCTTATGAAATAAACAATTCCACAAATAATTAattgattttcattattttatctccttcattttttacgtaaataatcgttattaaaaaaaaaaaagcttgTCCACTATAACTTAGTATATGAACTACAGACTAAAAAAGGAGGATTCAAGAATCTTTAAAAAGTATCATTAGTGTTCGTTCTGTTGACCACTGTACTCTCTTTTTACTTCGACAGTTTTTCACGCACCTTATTTGCTTGCTTGTTACCGCAACATGGGTTGTCAGCAAGTTTGCAAAACTtatttgtaattgaaaattcaaatagcaTGGCCTACTGAAATATAGCCTGGTAGTGTACTATTCTAAGGTcgccatttattttttattttttatttttttaatgaagattattttaaaatagggtcaaaattttttcaataaaccAAGTCAGGTATATCCTCGTCATCACTGTCTATTTCTTCACCATCGTCTTCCAAATCGTCCAAGTTTAGTTTATTGCCGACCGGACTGCCTACACCACTCATGTGTCGTATCATCTTGTAACATATTAAACCAAGGCCACTATTATTAATCACGATCATTTTCATTACAACGCTTTAAAAGAACACATTCATGTTAAAAGAAATACTTCCTTACATCTTCAAAATTCATATTACCACTTGATTTAAGCTCGTCGTCGGTGTCATCTTCATCTTcccatttattaaaatcacttttTAACCAGTGAACTTTTGTTTTCTCCTTTGTTAATCTTGGCCAATATGGTGCAGATTGTTTTTTAAAGAGAATTAACTCAATAACCCTATCTTTTATGTTTGTCACTGTTTTGTTTACATCAATTTCTGCAAATAGGTTAATCGTAACTTCATGCATTTTTTGGTCCGTTCCACCTATTCCTTTAAAATATATCATTTCTGATTCGATTTTAATATCAGGATCTTTGGAATCTTCTAGACAGATGGTAACAAacaaaatattgtttctttgCGCCCACATAACAGGTGGAGGAGGAAATCTAAAAGTTTTTAAACAattaatggtttacaagactataaatatcataaaattataaattattaagaattcaattaaaaaattcaattaagcAATACATCGACTTAAAATTGAGTAGCTTTgagttaaaatttttaaacttttatgttacacagAATACATTCAAAAAGGAAGGATTaagattaaattataaaataatattgtagcCAACAAAAACTACTGAAACAATGCTCTTCGTTATCTACATCATTCGTTTATTGATAATTAGAGAGCATTTTTacgaaatatgaaatatatatgTTCACATTCACGTACATCATATGCATTGTGCGTGCATCCCACACACGTGCGCACGAACGCACGCACACTTGTAACAACACACGAGtaaagtatcgtaattttattttatcattgtttaataatattcaatgatcattttattacattttactaTGATAGAAtgtaaacaataaaaaatgCAGCGTTCATGAAATGTACTAATTAATGCAAAATGAAGACATAGACAGCAATGCTGTATTCGTAAAGCAAAGATAAAggttagaaataaaattctatgGTTTCCGATTAAAACTGCTGGTCATTATAGATAAAATGACACGTCGTAATTGCtggataatcgaagaaaataagaGTAGTCACATTGTTTTTAATGTATTTCGACgaaatatataacaaattatTGTGTATATATTCATTTctgaaatatcgataaatagtTGCTTAGAAATACAGGCCATTAAAAGCTTGTGCATTGAAAATCtgattattttatactttatgaACGAGAATGTCGTTTACAAAATATTGATTACTAAAAATGAAAAGAGTACACGTGGTAAATTGTAGAAGTAAAAGATAATAAGAGAATTTCTTGCGATTCTTTTCCAGAAATTTCGAGAATCAATAAAATCGTCTTACAACATGGCGGTGTTTCGAAAGCCATGGGGCGGCATTTGAGCCCTATCCACGAATATCTGTTACTTTTCTCGTAATAATAGGGAAGGGATGAAATTTAGAGATCAAGGAACGTATTCAATGGAAATTTTATGTGAATTCCGATATACTTACTGGCCTTCTTGAGTCATATTTCGAGAGCTTTGATCTGCAAGAAGCAAACAAACACAGAGCACTTACGTATCGCGGCGTAGACCTCTGATTCGAGAGTGTTTCGAGATTCAACTGTCGACCAAACAAAATGGCGATTGGTTGCTTTTGTCGATGTCGAATTCTCTTATTTCCG
The Ptiloglossa arizonensis isolate GNS036 chromosome 3, iyPtiAriz1_principal, whole genome shotgun sequence genome window above contains:
- the LOC143144149 gene encoding uncharacterized protein LOC143144149; its protein translation is MFEVPMFNMDKFVHTFIQNLGLRIPSPVCKNSQNSNKITFIKYLDKAYKIKQQLFCNVEKIIDINMQENLDFSNEKDIQYFIEKHTSFFDKFTSLSNTWILTSHLKNINLKILQKVRSRRQNFENMKIMETKILNKNISCKKKVRTNIRNKLNGLKKNVPLITSCKEKFSNLYNYKRSKYRKASTLENSKVACHNITTLNSHKDNILKTMNSNQKVSISHNLPNSLVSMAKKEAEMAEGFLWLYTKDVESIKRKVHITLYVSKSKCYNYDMGNQIRYNQLLCRHAILSLIEPSEKAFVLFEDDLSVVIEKYLSQGYKYHFEFQRDLQDYYIALLILSQWAKVLVKHLNTTMMLTVCGILGCDVREILVLYNPEEKLL
- the LOC143144144 gene encoding INO80 complex subunit C — its product is MVSEEVVEFNKKLQPVFKNSIFQQKFRPTSTTGKKRTWRSLKQVLAQERALPWPVEVVHYSSINAPPSFRPAKKYSDISGLPARYTDPQTKLYYATAEEFATVRSLPMDITAGYLALRGASSIVG
- the P23 gene encoding cytosolic prostaglandin E synthase, with the translated sequence MTQEGQFPPPPVMWAQRNNILFVTICLEDSKDPDIKIESEMIYFKGIGGTDQKMHEVTINLFAEIDVNKTVTNIKDRVIELILFKKQSAPYWPRLTKEKTKVHWLKSDFNKWEDEDDTDDELKSSGNMNFEDMIRHMSGVGSPVGNKLNLDDLEDDGEEIDSDDEDIPDLVY